From one Eucalyptus grandis isolate ANBG69807.140 chromosome 9, ASM1654582v1, whole genome shotgun sequence genomic stretch:
- the LOC104418205 gene encoding nuclear transcription factor Y subunit B-3-like, whose translation MTGKRSQTSPVGSPLSGNVSDGSNYNSKEQDRFLPIANVSRIMKRSLPANAKISKEAKETVQECVSEFISFVTGEASDKCQREKRKTINGDDLLWAMTTLGFENYVAPLKVYLNRYHEAEGDKGSAASTGRGHEDPPAPSGAEHRVNGVGDFQSFYGLVAAGGGFNMNRMMMGENGDGSGNKLMAPQIHNGVGW comes from the coding sequence ATGACCGGGAAGAGAAGCCAGACAAGCCCGGTTGGGAGCCCCTTGTCGGGCAACGTATCCGACGGCTCCAACTACAACTCGAAGGAGCAGGACCGGTTCCTGCCGATCGCCAACGTGAGCCGGATCATGAAGCGGTCCCTCCCTGCGAACGCCAAGATCTCCAAGGAGGCCAAGGAGACCGTCCAGGAGTGTGTCTCGGAGTTCATCAGCTTCGTCACCGGGGAGGCCTCTGACAAGTGCCAGCGTGAGAAGCGCAAGACCATCAACGGCGACGACCTCCTCTGGGCCATGACCACCCTCGGCTTCGAGAACTACGTTGCCCCCCTCAAGGTGTACCTCAACCGGTACCACGAGGCCGAGGGCGACAAGGGCAGCGCCGCCAGCACGGGGAGGGGGCACGAGGACCCACCGGCGCCGTCCGGCGCAGAGCACAGGGTCAACGGCGTGGGGGATTTTCAGAGCTTTTATGGGTTGGTAGCTGCTGGGGGTGGGTTCAACATGAATCGGATGATGATGGGTGAGAATGGGGATGGGAGTGGAAATAAACTTATGGCTCCTCAAATTCATAATGGGGTGGGGTGGTAG